The sequence ATCACAAGCACCAGATTCATGCTTAGTTGGTTTGAAAGGACTGAGCACAGGGCATtagaaaaagcataaaagaaggAGCTACATCTTCTCCGTTTggactcagcagcagcagccctgcagaatgACAACTCATCTGGCCGCTCCTGGCTTGGACAAGCGTACAGTTTGCTGCTTGAAGGACTGTCTGGATGGCCATGCTCAAAGAGTCTGAGTGAAGAGAGATCAGTCCCGTTGGTGGACGGTCACGGGTGGCACTCCCCAGGCctcagtactgggtccagtttTGTTTACTACTTTGATGGATGATCTGAATGAGaggatcaagtgcaccctcagtacATTTGCAGATGATAACAAGTTAGCTGGGACAGCTGATCTTCTTGAGGGTAGGAAAGgtttgcagagggatctggaaaGGCTAGACTGATGGACTGAGTCCAACCACATGACATTCAACAATGGTTAGTGTTGGGTTCTGCCCTTGAGtcataacaaccccatgcagcagcataggcttggggaagagtggctggaaagctgcccagcagaaaagcacCTGGGGATGTTGGTcaacagccagctgaacatgagcacCCACCCCCTGTCAAGGGCAGGGACACTGACATCTTCCAATAGGTCGTCTGTGCTTATGAGGTAATGGTCAGCTGAAGATCTGATAGGCCAGGAGCAGGCCCATGGCAGGTGAATATTCCTATGATGCCAGTGGTGCCTGAGTAGCTGGCAGACCAAGAGCAAACATGGCCTGTGCTAGACGCTGTGAGGACCCTGGTGTCTTAGAAGCTAGTAGGCCAGGAATAAGCACATGGCTCGTGTGGGTCTGTGGGAGCTTATGATGACATGTCAGCGATGGCACCCCATGCTTGATTACTCCTGCAATCCAACAGAAACCCCAGGCACCCCTCTACTGGTGCATCACCCTTGTTCATAGgtgagcagaaagcaaataGGTGTCTATGTGGTGATCAGGTCAGTGGTGCCTGTGGAGCTGACAGACCAGCAGCAGGCCCACAGCTCTTGTAGGAGCTTGTGAGGTCACTGGTGCCTGAGAAGATGACAGGCAGGAAGGAGACCCATGCTGGGGAATGTACTTGTGATGCCACCCTTGGCTGAGTAGCCAGTAGGCCAGGAGCAGGTGCATGGCTGTATAAGTTCTTGGGAGGTCACTGGAGTCTGACTACCTCCATGGCGAGTATGCATCAGCTGCACGGatatcagagaatcacagaatcatagaatgttttgggttgtaAGAACCCTAGTGACCATCTAGTCCCAACCCCCTTGCTACAGGCAGGGACACCCTCCATTAGGCAATATGTGCTTATGAGGTCATGGTCAGCTGAGGAGTTGATAGGCCAGGAGCAGGCCCCTGGCCTGTGAATGCCATTTGGATGCCAGTGGTGCCTGTATAACTAAGTGGCTGAGAGCAAACATGGCCTGTGCTAGATGCTGTGAGGACCCTGGTGCCTGAGAAGCCAGTAGGCCAGGAATAAGCAGGAATAAGCACATGGCTTGTGTGGGTCTGTGGGGAGCTCATTACTAATCAATTAGCTGATAGGTCAGGGCAAGGCCCATGGATTGTACAGGTACCTGTGAGGTCACTGGTGCCTGAGGAGCTGGCAGGCCTGGAACAGGCCAAGAACTTGTGTAGGTGTTTGTGAGGTCATTGCTGTCTGAATACAGGCCAGGAGCAGGCCCATAGCAGGTGAGGATGCTAAGGCATCACCTGGAGCTGGGTTGGACAGAATCATGAAATATCATGAGTTGGAAAGAATTGAAGATCAGTGAGTCCAGCTTCAGcttccagattaaaaaataaactatttgtACCTAAAAAACTATAAagagtataaatatatatcaaaatattaaaaataataaaaaatattatgtatatttatatatattatatatatataaatatatataaatatatataaatatatatatttatatattatattatatatatatattatttatatttttatatatataaaaatatgtaatttaaatatatattataaagaTAAAATCTATAATATACAATAATGATATAATGtaatgtaatataatataaacaatataatataatataatactATATAATgcaataatatataatataataatatatataatatttttatatatttattaaatgtacatatatttaaaaattatatgtgtatatatatataaaataaactataCGTCCGAGAAATTTGTCCAAGCAGTTCTTGACCCCTgccaggcttggtgctgtgaggaggctgggaggcaCTGCAGGGCCATGCCTGGGCACAGGGCCAGGAGGAAACCACCGCCTTCCTGCCCGGGCGCCATGTCACGTGGGCTGCGGTTTGTGCACCTGCAGTGGCAGGCAGGCTCCAGCTCCCGACCCGCCGCGGGGAATAACGGCCCCTGGGTGACACGCTGAGAGCCAGGCAGACGCCTGAggctctgggctgcagctctgctgccagggcacgccCTGgaccagctctggctgctgccaggaCCCCACAGGAGGCTCCCTGGGGAGGGACGGGACAGCCAGCGCTCCCGGCATGGGGCTCGGGCCCTGCCCAAGGgcctttcccagctgctgctgccagcacagcggGGGCTGtagcaggggcaggggctggtccCTTCACAGCCTGAcacagccccgctgcccgcccagCCCCGTGGATCCCATGGCGCAGGGACAGCCGGACAATCGCACCTTGGGCTCTTGGACGCTACAGCTTAGGAGATGCTCCGTGCTCCCGGTCCCCACAGAGGGCTGCAAGGGGTGTCAGACCCATCTGCCCCCACACCCAGCCCTACCCCACGATGATCTCCCACCGCAGTGACGTGAGACCTGCAGCAGAGCCGTCCCTCATATATGGTCATGAAGAGCGCTGGAGAAGTTCattggagagctgggctgtGTTGGAGGGGAGATAAGTGCCGATAACGTCTAAAAAGGTGCCTGCTGCTTCGATTGGCTCCTCGTGCAGCTGGGACAGCATCTGCACAGATATATTGCCCTCCCATCATCACCATTGCCCTGTTGGTCCCCAGGAGCTCCAGCAGGACCGTGCTGTGAGGGCAGGAGCCTCAGGATGGGGACAGAGGGACTCCTGTCCCCTTGGGTGCTGTGGCTGCttctctgggtgcagccttgCAGAGGTAAGTGCCAGCTTCTCTGTTCCACAGCCTGGGGCTAGTGGGCAGCACTGGGGTCATTGGGATCCCTCTGGGAGTGGGGTTGTTTTCCAGGCACCACAGAAATGAGGGGTAGAAGGTTCTCAGTCCCTCAGCCCTCTGCTTTAACCTGTGCCTGTCTTTGTGGGAGAGAGTAATCCGTTTCCACAGCTCCCATGTTTTTGGTAGCCCATGCCTTGCTTAATTTCTAGACACCTTGTCCTTGGGTACCCTTTTGGGACCCCTCGTTCCCCAGCACTGTGCCTCTGCATCTGGAGGAGGCCCAGAGAGTGAATGGCCCTCAGTTATCTCCAGGGTACAGCCACTGTCTGGGAATACCCAGAGGGGTTGTGTGCTGTTCCCTGCACCTGGTATCTGGGGAAACACCGACTCCAGGAGGGCAGGTTGTATCCCATTAACAGAAGAGGACTGGGGCGTCTGCACCCATAGGTGGTAGAGAGGTGTCCTTCTTGGGGGCCCTGGTCAAGCACAGGGGCCGGTCTGACAGCAGGGACGGGGAAGGGACATGGGTTGTTGGTACCCTAGCGATCAACTCGGACGGTGGGTTTGGAAGGTGCCTGTGACAGACAATGGGCAATGGAAGCTGCTCAGGGGCATGGGGCTGTTTGTGGGACACTGGGATGGGGCAGAGTGGGAGCCCTGTGCAGGGCTGCGGGTTGTGTGTGGGTGGGcatgggcaggggctgggggccacTGGGGTGGGAGGAGGTGCTGAGGGCCGTGGGGCAGCAAATGGCCCAGGAGGGCTAGAGCTGGGTACCCTCGGCCCAGCATAGCCCATGGGGAAAACAGGGACCCCCCACTGCCCCTGGGACAGCCTGTGGGGACAGGGCTCCCACCCTGGGAACTGTGAGTCTGCCTGGGCATGGGGCTCTCACAGACCTTCAGTGTGGGGCTCGAAACTCTCCTGACCCTTCCCGTGTTGGTGTTTGAAGGGGCTGCGGAGGTGAGGCTGGCGGATGGCGGCAGGCGCTGTGCTGGGAGAGTGGAGGTGAAACTCCAGGGCCAGTGGGGGACTGTGTGCGGTTATTCGTGGGACAAGGACGATGCTGCAGTGGTTTGtaggcagctgggctgtggggttCCTCTTGAAGCTCCTCAGTATGGACACTTTGGGCCAGGATCTGGCCCCATTTGGATGGCTGCTGTTCAATGTCGTGGCACCGAGTCTGCCCTGTCTGACTGCACATACGCAGAATGGGGTCAAACAGACTGCAATCACAGGGACGACGCTGGAGTGACATGCTCAGGTAAGGACTGAACTTGTTCCCTACCTCTGGGACCAGGAGAGTTGTAAGGAACTTGTCTGTGAGCTCAGGAAGCAAGAAGTGGGCACCAGAACATGGCTCTGTGTGTCAAGTTGCACTCTGAGCTGGGTCTGTCACTGCTGGTGTCCCCTGTCCCTGGGGAAAGCCCAGTGGGAGCACACCCAGCCTGGCACTGAAGCTGGAGCAGCCAACCCTGGGGAGGTTCcccggggctgggagaggaaagcCCCCACCCTTTCCCCATTGTGCTGGCTGGTTCACACCTTTCTCCTCCCATTCGCCCAGGCCCTGTCTGGCAGGCTGGTCCCTATGCCAGGGGAATCTAGAGCAACtcccccagccaccagcagcctcaGGGAAGGGCGTGCAACGGCCCAGGACTTTTGGGTTGTACCCCCAGCAGATGAGAACCTCAGCCAAAGCAGAGGGGCTGCTCAGAGGGCAGGAGCACTGGGCttgggcagaggagcagggtgGCAAGTGGCACCTTGTTCCTGTCCCAAGGTCACCCCATGACAGCCAAACACCAGGGACACAGACCCTCTAGGCTGTGCTGACCCACTGCCCAGCgtctcctgcctgccctgtgccccaggggctgtgccagcacctcCTGGCTCTCCTTGGTGCCTGCCTTTGCACCGGGAGCTCGTGtcagcccagggctgctctctgccttctcttttgcCCCATGTctggctggtggctggggaCGTGAATACCTGACACCACACTCTGTCCCTGCCTGAGGACCCCCCTTTACCTGCTCCCCAGATGTGCCCCATCTAACAGCAGCTCCCCaagagccccagcagcccctgggaaCAGAAAAGCCCTGGGGCTTTTCTGGCAGCTCCAAGGGGTTCCTCAGCCTGGCCTGAGCCCGGcggggcagagcaggctgcagcagcccccagtgCCTGTTTGTGCCATTGGCACCcactgagagctgctgggctggccgTGGGGCTCTGCATGTGGCCACCTTAGGGATGAGGTGGGAGGTGGGCATGGAAGTGCCAGAGGGCTCTGAGAACTCACAAGTCTCCTTGGTTGCTCCAGGATTTGTCCGGCTGGTCGGAGGGGACAGCCCCTGCTCAGGAAGTGTGGAGGTCTACGATAGGGACCAGTGGAAAGCTGTCTGTGACTCCCACTTTGGAGACAAAGCTGCCGAGGTggtctgcagggagctgcagtgTGGCACAACCCTGTCCGTCCACGGGGCAGCTCACGTGGGAGAAGGGGCCGGTTCTGTCTGGGACAGAGAGCTGCAGTGTGTGGGGAATGAATCCGTCCTCTCCTTCTGCCCCACGGGCGCCCCCAGGGACCAGCCCTGCACCCACGGCAATGGCACTCATGTCACCTGCACACGTAAGGACTCGGTGTGGGATGGTGTCCacaggggcagtgctgggggcaggagagcagggaaggcaCTGGGTTGTGCTGGGTGGGGGACAtgtggggtgaggaggaggTCTGCAGCCCTAAAagagtgctgcaggaggagaaaggaacGTTGTCCCTTTGGCCTCTCCGGCAGCTCCTGTGGGATTAGGAGCACAAATGCAACCTCTCTCaccctcctctgtccccagaGTACACAGGGTTCAGGCTGGTGAACGGCAGCACAGCGTGTGCGGGCAGGGTGGAGGTCGAGGTGCTGGGGACGTGGGGGACCCTCTGTGCCTCCCGCTGGGACCTCTCGGATGCCCACGTTCTCTGTCAGCACCTCGGCTGTGGCTTTGCTGAGTCCATTCCTGGAGGAGGGCATTTTGGGAGAGGAACCGGCCCCATCTGGAGAGACTCGTTCTACTGTGAAGGGACTGAAGCCCACCTGGGGCAGTGCCCGGTGACTGCCCTGGGGGCCTCGCTGTGTTCCCACGAGAACGCTGCTGCTATCATTTGCTCAGGTGAgtgctgggcagtgctgcaAAGTCCATTTGCCCCTGGTGTGTGACACGGCcacccagagctggggaccCCATGGCAGCGCCTGGCTGAATTTCTTCTCTCACCAGGCCCGGCTCGCCCCATGTCCCTGCGGCTGGTGGGCGGAGGGAGCCGGTGCGACGGGCGCGTGGAGGTCTTCCAGCACGGGACGTGGGGCAGAGTCCTGGATGAGCAGTGGGACAAGCAGGAGGCCAGTGTGGTGTGCCGgcagctgcagtgtggagaggcagaggcagcctACACCCCTGTGAGAGCCGAGCGAGGACGGGGCCCCGTGGGGCTGCACGGGGTGCGGTGTGCAGGGCATGAGAGTAACCTGAGCCTCTGCAACACCTCCCTGCTCGCGAGCGCAATGGCAGCAGGGATCGCAGAGGACGTGGGGGCCGTGTGCTGGGGTGAGTGGTGCTGCACGTCCCCCAagtgtggggctgggcaggcagaCAGCCCCTGACGGCCAGGGCTTCTCCCCGCTGCAGGGAGCCGGCGGGTCCGGCTGGCGGACGGGGCTGGGCGCTGTGCCGGGAGAGTGGAGATCTACTACCAGGGGCGCTGGGGCACCGTCTGTGATGACGCTTGGGACCTGGCTGACGCCGCCGTCGTTTGCCGCCAGCTGGGCTGCGGATGGGCCCTGGAGGCAGCCGGCTCCGCTCGGTTTGGGGAGGGCTCCGGGCAGATTTGGCTGGATGGCGTCAACTGCTTCGGGGCCGAAGCTGCTCTCTGGGACTGCCCTGCCGAGGCCTGGGGGCAGCACGACTGCGGGCACAAGGAGGACGCGGGAGTCGTCTGCTCAGGTCTGTGCTGGGAGCGGAGCTGGAAGCTGGGGCCTGGGAGGCCGGAGTGAGGGCAGA comes from Cygnus olor isolate bCygOlo1 chromosome 31, bCygOlo1.pri.v2, whole genome shotgun sequence and encodes:
- the LOC121062536 gene encoding scavenger receptor cysteine-rich type 1 protein M130-like; translated protein: MGTEGLLSPWVLWLLLWVQPCRGAAEVRLADGGRRCAGRVEVKLQGQWGTVCGYSWDKDDAAVVCRQLGCGVPLEAPQYGHFGPGSGPIWMAAVQCRGTESALSDCTYAEWGQTDCNHRDDAGVTCSGFVRLVGGDSPCSGSVEVYDRDQWKAVCDSHFGDKAAEVVCRELQCGTTLSVHGAAHVGEGAGSVWDRELQCVGNESVLSFCPTGAPRDQPCTHGNGTHVTCTQYTGFRLVNGSTACAGRVEVEVLGTWGTLCASRWDLSDAHVLCQHLGCGFAESIPGGGHFGRGTGPIWRDSFYCEGTEAHLGQCPVTALGASLCSHENAAAIICSGPARPMSLRLVGGGSRCDGRVEVFQHGTWGRVLDEQWDKQEASVVCRQLQCGEAEAAYTPVRAERGRGPVGLHGVRCAGHESNLSLCNTSLLASAMAAGIAEDVGAVCWGSRRVRLADGAGRCAGRVEIYYQGRWGTVCDDAWDLADAAVVCRQLGCGWALEAAGSARFGEGSGQIWLDGVNCFGAEAALWDCPAEAWGQHDCGHKEDAGVVCSEFMALRLENNNSCSGRLQVFYNGMWGSVCSNSMTTETVSLVCKELGCGNEGNQEIILNYAKLSGTAWLDHVECGKSNSSFWQCPSDPWHPQSCDDLREETHITCNGKSEPSRHQVLLSTGYGEMQRRNPEGL